A genomic segment from Variovorax paradoxus B4 encodes:
- a CDS encoding amidase: MSSHTELIEQSAVELRRLIGSKAVSPVELLEACIARIERVNPFINAVTATCFERARAEARAAESAVMRGNPLGLLHGLPLGVKDLEPTEGLLTTWGSAIFRDHVPQEDIELVARLRKAGAIVAGKTNVPEMGAGANSRNEVWGATGNPFDPNLNAGGSSGGSAAALACDMLPVCTGSDTGGSLRIPAAKCGVVGFRPSPGIVPSVRKLLGWTPISVVGPMGRTVEDACLQMAASAGMHAGDPLSYPLDPLSFLKPAGIDLSNLRVAWTEDFGTCAVDDGIRATMRSKIGAMRHLFKRCDKVELDLGEAHRCFDVLRAEAFVAGMHAAYQRDPASLGPNSRANYEMGAQMSLLDSAWAQAEQTRLIKRFQATFADYDLILSPTTPVSPFPWTQLYADTINGEKQANYYRWLALTYVVTLTTHPALSLPCGLDHAGMPFGLQIVGAFRADHQVLGAAHAMEKAFAADAQLRRPRPDLASLRAAEPALTSIVTAPPGAGSSAPAAATSAV, encoded by the coding sequence ATGAGCAGCCACACCGAATTGATCGAACAATCCGCCGTCGAACTGCGCCGGCTCATCGGCAGCAAGGCGGTCTCGCCGGTCGAGCTGCTCGAAGCCTGCATCGCGCGCATCGAACGCGTGAACCCTTTCATCAACGCCGTGACCGCCACCTGCTTCGAGCGCGCGAGGGCCGAGGCCCGGGCGGCGGAAAGCGCCGTCATGCGCGGCAATCCGCTGGGCCTGCTGCACGGCCTGCCGCTCGGCGTGAAGGACCTCGAGCCCACCGAAGGCCTTCTCACCACCTGGGGCTCCGCGATCTTCCGCGACCACGTGCCGCAGGAAGACATCGAGCTGGTGGCCCGCCTTCGCAAGGCCGGCGCCATCGTGGCGGGCAAGACCAACGTTCCGGAAATGGGTGCCGGCGCCAACTCGCGCAACGAGGTGTGGGGCGCCACCGGCAACCCCTTCGATCCGAACCTGAATGCCGGCGGCTCCTCCGGCGGCTCGGCCGCCGCGCTGGCCTGCGACATGCTGCCCGTGTGCACCGGCTCCGACACCGGCGGCTCGCTGCGCATTCCGGCCGCCAAGTGCGGCGTGGTGGGCTTCCGGCCCTCGCCGGGCATCGTGCCGAGCGTGCGAAAGCTGCTGGGCTGGACGCCCATCTCGGTCGTGGGCCCGATGGGCCGCACGGTGGAAGACGCCTGCCTGCAGATGGCCGCCTCCGCCGGCATGCACGCGGGCGATCCGCTGAGCTATCCGCTCGATCCGCTCAGCTTCCTGAAGCCGGCCGGCATCGACCTGAGCAACCTGCGCGTGGCGTGGACCGAGGACTTCGGCACCTGCGCGGTGGACGACGGCATCCGCGCCACCATGCGCAGCAAGATCGGCGCGATGCGGCACCTGTTCAAGCGCTGCGACAAGGTCGAGCTCGACCTCGGCGAAGCGCACCGCTGCTTCGACGTGCTGCGCGCCGAGGCCTTCGTGGCCGGCATGCATGCCGCCTACCAGCGCGACCCCGCCAGCCTGGGTCCCAACTCCCGCGCCAACTACGAGATGGGCGCGCAGATGAGCCTGCTCGACAGCGCCTGGGCCCAGGCCGAGCAGACCCGGCTCATCAAGCGCTTCCAGGCCACCTTCGCCGACTACGACCTGATCCTCTCGCCCACCACGCCCGTGTCGCCCTTTCCGTGGACGCAGCTGTACGCGGACACCATCAACGGCGAGAAGCAGGCGAACTACTACCGCTGGCTGGCGCTGACCTACGTCGTCACGCTGACGACGCACCCGGCGCTGTCGCTGCCCTGCGGCCTCGACCATGCGGGCATGCCGTTCGGGCTGCAGATCGTGGGTGCCTTCAGGGCCGACCACCAGGTGCTGGGCGCGGCGCACGCCATGGAAAAGGCATTCGCCGCCGACGCGCAGCTGCGCCGCCCGCGCCCCGACCTGGCGTCCTTGCGCGCGGCCGAACCGGCGCTCACCTCGATCGTCACGGCGCCGCCGGGTGCGGGCAGCAGCGCGCCTGCCGCCGCCACCTCCGCCGTCTGA
- a CDS encoding SRPBCC family protein: MTTNFWFTRSSGRLETGHEVRWDWEMYGASTSVLVKDIETDKRIVIEWDGYSGRTTVEWKFSAREDGTTYVVITESGWTGDGDELVKYVAESTQGFTWTLAGLKAFLEHGIKLNRVADKNPMRTRLAGSRPDGSSRTARPRAGHALGLRKFPSPRWLRTSP, from the coding sequence GTGACAACCAACTTCTGGTTCACCAGGAGCAGCGGCCGGCTCGAGACCGGTCATGAAGTCAGATGGGACTGGGAGATGTATGGAGCATCCACATCGGTGCTCGTGAAAGACATTGAAACCGACAAGCGCATCGTGATCGAGTGGGACGGATACAGCGGCCGCACGACGGTCGAATGGAAGTTTTCCGCACGCGAGGATGGAACGACCTATGTCGTCATCACAGAGTCTGGCTGGACAGGTGATGGAGACGAACTCGTCAAGTACGTTGCCGAGTCGACACAAGGCTTCACCTGGACGCTTGCAGGGCTCAAGGCGTTTCTTGAGCATGGCATCAAGCTGAATCGTGTCGCGGACAAGAACCCGATGCGCACAAGGCTGGCTGGCAGCCGGCCTGACGGTTCATCGCGGACTGCGCGGCCACGCGCGGGACACGCACTCGGGCTTAGAAAGTTTCCCAGTCCCCGCTGGCTGCGGACGTCCCCGTGA
- a CDS encoding LamG-like jellyroll fold domain-containing protein, which produces MHQPNSEDNINPLDRRAFCVGAMSLVALGTTACGGGGGGGGGTAGGLGALGSAPPADASAVAAAPAPATVPDAAPPAPQARKFAHPGLLHTEADFERMRLKVAANAQPWLAGWNALISNGRSQLGATPRPLATVIRGGDGQNFAQMYIDIARTYQLALRWKVSGDTRYADLAVVFLNAWSSTLTSIEGNADRFLAAGIYGQQFANAAEIMRSYAGWAASDLARFQNMMLTVFYPLNHSFLVNHNGSEITNYWANWDQCAMGSILAIGVLCDRQDIYDEALDYYRNGAGNGAGLQAVYHVHPGYLGQWQESGRDQGHCTLGIGLAGAFCEMAWNQGDDIYGYENNRFLAGAEYVAKSNLRDGAGNFYTVPFLTSANRQGTKTVLSTSGLGHQRGIWESVYNHYANRLGIATPYTALQAAQMRPESDGGNGDQLGFGTLTYTRDPIATPVRPSGLTARVHGSQVELSWWGCTGALSYSVKRATVAGGPYATVATGISDTLTFTDSTVAPGVVYHYAVVALTAAGEGDPSDEARAPIKAELLLQLGFGETQNAADYADLPVGLLKNVADFTIACRVHLDEIATWSRVFDFGSGERRYMMLTPRSNAGTVRYAISPVHGYNMQMIEGSSPLPTGRWVHVAVTLSGTLGTLYIDGAVAGSNAQMTFAPCELGETTQNFLGRSQYPNDPPLRGRLDDFRVYQGALSAAEISLLA; this is translated from the coding sequence ATGCATCAGCCAAACAGCGAAGACAACATCAATCCCTTGGACCGCCGTGCATTTTGCGTGGGCGCCATGAGCCTCGTCGCCCTGGGCACCACCGCTTGCGGAGGAGGTGGTGGCGGCGGCGGCGGCACAGCGGGCGGCCTCGGCGCGCTGGGCAGTGCGCCGCCGGCGGATGCATCGGCCGTGGCGGCCGCCCCGGCCCCCGCGACCGTGCCCGACGCGGCGCCTCCTGCACCGCAGGCGCGAAAGTTCGCGCATCCCGGCCTGCTGCACACCGAAGCCGACTTCGAGCGCATGCGCCTGAAGGTCGCGGCCAATGCGCAGCCCTGGCTCGCCGGATGGAATGCGCTGATATCCAACGGCCGTTCTCAGCTCGGCGCCACCCCGCGGCCGCTGGCCACGGTGATACGCGGCGGCGACGGGCAGAACTTCGCACAGATGTACATCGACATCGCGCGGACCTACCAGCTCGCGCTGCGCTGGAAGGTTTCCGGGGATACACGCTATGCCGACCTGGCGGTTGTGTTCCTGAACGCGTGGTCGTCCACGCTGACGTCGATCGAAGGCAATGCGGACCGCTTCCTGGCCGCGGGGATCTATGGCCAGCAGTTCGCGAACGCGGCCGAGATCATGCGGTCCTACGCCGGATGGGCGGCCAGCGACCTCGCGCGCTTCCAGAACATGATGCTGACCGTGTTCTATCCGCTCAACCACAGCTTCCTGGTCAATCACAACGGCTCCGAGATCACCAACTACTGGGCCAACTGGGACCAGTGCGCGATGGGCTCGATCCTGGCCATCGGCGTGCTGTGCGACCGGCAGGACATCTACGACGAGGCGCTCGACTACTACAGGAACGGCGCGGGCAACGGCGCGGGCCTGCAGGCGGTCTACCACGTGCATCCCGGCTACCTTGGCCAATGGCAGGAGAGCGGCCGCGACCAGGGCCACTGCACGCTGGGCATCGGCCTGGCGGGCGCATTCTGCGAGATGGCGTGGAACCAGGGCGACGACATCTACGGCTACGAGAACAACCGCTTCCTTGCCGGCGCCGAATACGTGGCGAAGTCCAACCTGCGCGACGGCGCCGGCAACTTCTACACCGTGCCCTTCCTCACCAGCGCCAACCGGCAGGGAACGAAGACCGTGCTGTCGACCAGCGGCCTCGGCCACCAGCGCGGCATCTGGGAAAGCGTCTACAACCACTATGCGAACCGCCTGGGCATCGCCACGCCCTACACCGCGCTGCAGGCCGCGCAGATGCGGCCCGAATCGGACGGCGGCAATGGCGACCAGCTCGGCTTCGGAACGCTCACCTACACACGCGATCCGATCGCGACGCCCGTGCGGCCGAGCGGGCTCACCGCGCGGGTGCATGGATCGCAGGTCGAGCTGTCGTGGTGGGGCTGCACGGGCGCGCTGAGCTACTCGGTCAAGCGCGCCACCGTGGCGGGCGGCCCGTACGCCACGGTGGCCACGGGCATCAGCGATACGCTGACCTTCACCGACAGCACTGTCGCGCCCGGCGTGGTGTACCACTATGCGGTGGTTGCGCTGACCGCGGCCGGAGAAGGCGACCCTTCCGACGAGGCCAGGGCTCCCATCAAGGCCGAACTGCTGTTGCAGCTCGGCTTCGGCGAGACGCAGAACGCGGCGGACTACGCGGACCTTCCCGTGGGCCTGCTGAAGAACGTGGCCGACTTCACCATCGCATGCCGGGTGCACCTGGACGAGATTGCGACCTGGTCGCGCGTCTTCGACTTCGGCTCCGGCGAGCGCCGCTACATGATGCTGACGCCGCGCAGCAACGCCGGCACGGTGCGCTATGCGATCTCTCCTGTCCACGGCTACAACATGCAGATGATCGAAGGCTCGTCGCCGCTGCCGACCGGCCGCTGGGTGCATGTGGCGGTGACCTTGTCCGGCACGCTCGGCACGCTGTACATCGATGGTGCGGTGGCCGGCAGCAATGCGCAGATGACCTTCGCGCCCTGCGAACTCGGAGAGACGACGCAGAACTTTCTCGGGCGTTCGCAGTATCCGAACGATCCGCCGCTGCGCGGGCGCCTCGACGATTTCCGCGTGTACCAGGGCGCGCTGAGCGCTGCGGAGATTTCGTTGCTGGCCTAG
- a CDS encoding DUF427 domain-containing protein — translation MSKSPGHQKWPGHQVREEPLRQQPMEVEVEGVVVASSTDVIKVVEDKSPVRYYFPRTDVRTEKLMRSQTTSECPFKGTASYYSLNVGERRLDDAIWSYEDPYDEHQALKGRMAFYDDRFPEIHVRPNS, via the coding sequence ATGAGCAAATCACCAGGGCACCAGAAATGGCCCGGCCACCAGGTCCGCGAAGAGCCGCTGCGGCAGCAGCCGATGGAGGTCGAGGTCGAAGGCGTGGTCGTCGCGAGCTCGACGGACGTGATCAAGGTTGTCGAGGACAAGTCGCCGGTGCGCTACTACTTTCCGCGCACCGACGTTCGCACGGAGAAGCTGATGCGCTCGCAAACCACGTCCGAATGTCCGTTCAAGGGCACCGCGAGCTACTACAGCCTGAACGTGGGCGAACGGCGGCTCGACGACGCGATCTGGTCGTATGAAGATCCGTACGACGAGCACCAGGCGCTGAAGGGCCGCATGGCTTTCTACGACGACAGGTTTCCGGAGATCCACGTTCGTCCGAACAGCTGA
- a CDS encoding Bug family tripartite tricarboxylate transporter substrate binding protein, whose product MKRLPALARMVLLSCLGLAPLAALAAETGFPSRPVTLVIPFPPGGATDVNGRVIAQRLGKELGQPVVIENRGGAGTVIGASYVSKAAPDGYTLLISSGTTFTVNPAIRPNLPYDPVKGFEPIGLAGRVGLILLANSEVPVQTVKQFVDYVKASPGKYSYASFGTGTTSQFAGETILHAAGLKMTHVPYKGSAPAMTDLMGGQVPFSVDTVSAAIPQLKSGKIKAIAVTTAKRSTLLPDVPTMAESGYPEVSTDTWLVLAAPKGLPAEVKAKLEKALAATIADPDTRAKLSAQGLEPGYSNSAAVSELINKELPLMRAIAARANITAD is encoded by the coding sequence ATGAAACGCCTCCCCGCACTGGCCCGCATGGTGCTGTTGTCCTGCCTCGGCCTGGCGCCGCTCGCCGCCCTGGCCGCGGAGACCGGGTTTCCGTCGCGCCCGGTCACGCTCGTGATTCCCTTTCCGCCCGGCGGCGCCACCGACGTGAACGGCCGCGTGATCGCCCAGCGCCTGGGCAAGGAGCTCGGCCAGCCCGTGGTCATCGAGAACCGCGGCGGCGCCGGCACGGTGATTGGCGCAAGCTACGTTTCCAAGGCGGCGCCCGACGGCTACACGCTGCTGATCAGTTCGGGCACCACTTTCACCGTGAATCCCGCCATCCGTCCCAACCTTCCCTACGACCCGGTCAAGGGCTTCGAGCCGATCGGCCTGGCCGGGCGCGTGGGCCTCATCCTGCTTGCGAACAGCGAGGTGCCGGTGCAGACCGTCAAGCAGTTCGTCGACTACGTGAAGGCCTCGCCCGGGAAGTATTCGTACGCGTCCTTCGGCACCGGCACCACCTCTCAGTTCGCCGGCGAGACCATCCTGCATGCCGCCGGCCTCAAGATGACGCACGTGCCCTACAAGGGCAGCGCCCCGGCCATGACCGACCTGATGGGCGGGCAGGTTCCGTTCAGCGTCGACACCGTGAGCGCGGCCATTCCCCAGCTCAAGAGCGGCAAGATCAAGGCCATAGCGGTGACCACGGCCAAGCGCTCGACCCTGCTGCCCGACGTGCCCACCATGGCCGAGAGCGGCTACCCCGAGGTCAGCACCGACACCTGGCTGGTCCTGGCCGCGCCGAAGGGCCTGCCGGCCGAGGTGAAGGCCAAGCTCGAGAAGGCGCTGGCCGCGACCATTGCCGATCCCGACACGCGCGCCAAGCTCAGTGCCCAGGGCCTGGAGCCGGGCTACAGCAATTCGGCCGCCGTGAGCGAATTGATCAACAAGGAATTGCCGCTGATGCGCGCCATTGCCGCGCGCGCCAACATCACCGCAGATTGA
- a CDS encoding SMP-30/gluconolactonase/LRE family protein, with translation MQNATLKPRRRFLTNAAGSGLAAFAGLAGAQSFDFKPNQRYPDPSVLILDPSFAKYRIYSSTVEQLGSGMRWAEGPVYFPEGGYLLCSDIPNNRLMKYDEKTGKFTVHKHNANYANGNTRDRQGRLVTCEHSVTRRVVRTEKNGRMTVLADSHEGKRLNAPNDVVVRSDDTVWFTDPTFGINGEWEGSRAMPEQATTNVYRIAKDGKLSAVITDLVNPNGLAFSPDEKKLYVVEWKGTPNRSIWSYDVAADGASVSNKTKLIDADGPGALDGFRVDRDGNLWCGWGFSGAFAPEPTDVGGGMKAHLPLGKSEEMDGVKIFNREGKPIGFIRLPERCANLEFGGPKRNRLYMTSSHSLYALYVEAHGAV, from the coding sequence ATGCAGAACGCAACCCTCAAGCCTCGCCGCCGCTTCCTGACGAATGCCGCAGGCTCGGGACTGGCCGCCTTCGCCGGGCTGGCCGGCGCGCAGTCTTTCGACTTCAAGCCCAACCAGCGCTACCCGGACCCGTCGGTGCTGATCCTGGACCCGAGCTTTGCCAAGTACCGCATCTACAGCAGCACCGTCGAGCAGCTGGGCAGCGGCATGCGATGGGCGGAGGGCCCGGTTTATTTTCCGGAGGGCGGCTACCTGCTGTGCAGCGACATTCCGAACAACCGGCTCATGAAGTACGACGAGAAGACCGGCAAGTTCACGGTGCACAAGCACAACGCCAACTACGCCAACGGCAATACGCGCGATCGCCAGGGCCGCCTCGTCACCTGCGAGCATTCGGTCACGCGCCGCGTGGTGCGCACCGAGAAGAACGGCCGGATGACCGTGCTCGCCGACAGCCACGAGGGCAAGAGGCTCAACGCGCCCAACGACGTGGTCGTCAGGTCCGACGACACCGTGTGGTTCACCGACCCGACCTTCGGCATCAATGGCGAGTGGGAAGGGTCCAGGGCAATGCCCGAGCAGGCCACCACCAACGTCTACCGCATCGCGAAGGACGGCAAGCTCAGCGCCGTCATCACCGATCTCGTGAACCCGAACGGGCTCGCGTTCTCGCCGGACGAGAAAAAGCTCTACGTGGTCGAGTGGAAAGGCACGCCGAACCGCAGCATCTGGAGCTACGACGTTGCAGCCGACGGCGCCAGCGTGTCGAACAAGACCAAGCTCATCGACGCGGACGGGCCCGGCGCGCTCGACGGATTCCGCGTCGACCGCGACGGCAACCTCTGGTGCGGATGGGGCTTCAGCGGCGCCTTCGCGCCCGAGCCCACCGACGTGGGCGGTGGCATGAAGGCCCACTTGCCGCTCGGAAAATCCGAAGAGATGGACGGCGTGAAGATCTTCAACCGCGAAGGCAAGCCGATCGGCTTCATCCGTCTTCCAGAGCGCTGCGCGAACCTCGAGTTCGGCGGGCCCAAGCGCAACCGCCTCTACATGACGAGCAGCCATTCGCTCTATGCGCTCTACGTGGAGGCGCACGGCGCGGTCTAG
- a CDS encoding LysR substrate-binding domain-containing protein yields the protein MASIEEKSLSLGACSASGGPKMRLVANSSAVQQFLPSEISSFSRRAPETRVDLMEAFSCDIPRLVANGEADIGVYHAAHPASGVVSLPYRTDRVGLVVPVGHPLCMRERLRLEDALDYDFVGYFPRHSLEEFMQLIGAPLPRPLRVRAQVSNTEARCDLVREGLGLAIVPVGIAVHYEARMGLIVLPLDDDWAHRQLWVCVADRAALSPAAQEFLAHLVSDGSLGKSA from the coding sequence ATGGCCTCCATCGAAGAGAAGAGTCTTTCGCTCGGCGCCTGCTCGGCCAGCGGCGGGCCCAAGATGCGCCTGGTGGCCAATTCGTCCGCGGTGCAGCAGTTCCTGCCTTCGGAGATCAGCAGCTTCTCGCGCCGTGCGCCCGAGACGCGCGTCGACCTGATGGAGGCCTTCAGCTGCGACATTCCCCGCCTCGTGGCGAATGGCGAGGCGGACATCGGCGTCTACCACGCCGCGCATCCGGCCTCCGGCGTGGTGTCGCTGCCCTATCGCACGGACCGCGTCGGGCTCGTCGTGCCGGTGGGCCATCCGCTGTGCATGCGGGAAAGGCTGCGGCTGGAAGACGCGCTCGACTACGACTTCGTGGGCTACTTTCCGCGGCACAGCCTGGAAGAGTTCATGCAGCTGATCGGCGCGCCGCTGCCGCGCCCGCTGCGCGTGCGCGCACAGGTGTCGAATACCGAGGCACGATGCGACCTGGTGCGCGAAGGCCTGGGCCTGGCCATCGTTCCGGTCGGCATCGCGGTCCACTACGAGGCACGGATGGGCCTGATCGTGCTCCCGCTGGACGACGACTGGGCGCACCGGCAGCTCTGGGTCTGCGTGGCCGACCGGGCGGCACTGTCGCCGGCGGCGCAGGAGTTCCTGGCCCACCTGGTGTCCGATGGCAGCCTCGGCAAATCGGCCTGA
- a CDS encoding copper-transporting P-type ATPase: MNHAHSGPPEHPHLESRHAPHAHAPVGEAPVEAAGTIYTCPMHPEIRQDHPGNCPKCGMTLEPVMPTLEEGEDPELRDFKRRFVWTLPLTIAVTVLAMAGHRLQWFEMATQSWIELVLSAPIVLWAGWPFFERAVQSVANRSPNMWTLIGLGTSAAFAYSVVATVAPRVFPDSFMSMGRVAVYFEAAAVIISLTLLGQILELKARSQTSAAIKSLLGLAPKTARRIGANGAEEDVPIAHVHVGDRLRVRPGEKVPVDGVVVEGASAVDESMLTGEPLPVTKRVGDKLIGATLNTSGALVMQSEKVGSQTVLASIVQMVVQAQRSRAPMQRMADRVAGYFVMAVIGIAVLTFFAWGFFGPAPSWTHGLINAVAVLIIACPCALGLATPMSIMVATGKAATQGVLFRDAAAIENFRKVDTLIVDKTGTLTEGRPSFERAAALPGFTEDEVLRLAASLDQGSEHPLAHAIVRAARERDLALAAADEFESSSGIGVSGSVGGQRLALGNTALMDQLGVPVDALRPQAEALRAEGASVMFLAADGKLAGLLAVSDPIKATTVEALAALKASGMRVIMATGDGLTTARAVAARLGIDEVHGEVKPADKLALVEKLQREGRVVAMAGDGINDAPALAKADVGVAMGTGTDVAMNSAQVTLVKGDLRGIAQARIVSEKTIANMKQNLGFAFVYNALGVPLAAGVLFPFTGWLLSPMIAALAMSLSSASVITNALRLRAEGEGRKPG, from the coding sequence ATGAACCACGCGCATTCCGGCCCGCCGGAGCACCCGCATCTCGAAAGCCGCCACGCGCCGCACGCACATGCGCCCGTGGGCGAGGCGCCGGTCGAGGCCGCCGGAACCATCTACACCTGCCCCATGCATCCGGAGATCCGGCAGGACCATCCGGGCAACTGTCCCAAGTGCGGCATGACGCTGGAACCCGTGATGCCGACGCTCGAGGAGGGCGAAGACCCCGAACTGCGCGACTTCAAGCGGCGCTTCGTGTGGACGCTGCCGCTCACCATCGCGGTCACCGTGCTCGCGATGGCGGGGCACCGCCTGCAGTGGTTCGAGATGGCCACGCAGAGCTGGATCGAACTGGTTCTTTCGGCGCCGATCGTGCTCTGGGCGGGATGGCCGTTCTTCGAGCGTGCCGTGCAATCCGTTGCAAACCGCAGCCCCAACATGTGGACGCTCATCGGCCTGGGCACCTCGGCCGCCTTCGCCTACAGCGTGGTGGCCACGGTGGCACCCCGCGTGTTTCCCGATTCGTTCATGTCGATGGGCCGCGTGGCGGTGTACTTCGAGGCGGCTGCGGTGATCATTTCGCTCACGCTGCTCGGCCAGATCCTCGAGCTCAAGGCGCGCTCGCAGACCTCGGCAGCCATCAAGTCGCTGCTGGGCCTCGCGCCCAAGACGGCGCGGCGCATCGGTGCCAACGGCGCCGAGGAAGACGTGCCGATCGCGCACGTGCACGTCGGCGACAGGCTGCGCGTGCGGCCCGGCGAAAAGGTGCCGGTGGACGGCGTGGTGGTCGAGGGCGCGAGCGCGGTCGACGAGTCGATGCTCACCGGCGAGCCGCTGCCCGTGACCAAGCGGGTGGGCGACAAGCTCATCGGCGCCACGCTGAACACGAGCGGCGCGCTGGTGATGCAGTCGGAAAAGGTCGGTTCGCAGACCGTGCTCGCGAGCATCGTGCAGATGGTGGTGCAGGCCCAGCGCTCCAGGGCGCCGATGCAGCGCATGGCCGACCGGGTGGCCGGCTACTTCGTGATGGCCGTCATCGGCATTGCGGTGCTGACGTTCTTCGCATGGGGGTTCTTCGGTCCGGCGCCGAGCTGGACCCACGGCCTCATCAATGCGGTGGCGGTGCTCATCATTGCCTGCCCCTGCGCGCTCGGCCTGGCCACGCCGATGTCGATCATGGTGGCCACCGGCAAGGCGGCCACGCAGGGCGTGCTGTTCCGCGATGCGGCCGCCATCGAGAATTTCCGCAAGGTCGACACGCTCATCGTCGACAAGACGGGCACGCTGACCGAAGGCAGGCCGAGCTTCGAACGCGCGGCGGCCCTGCCCGGCTTCACCGAAGACGAGGTGCTGCGCCTCGCGGCAAGCCTGGACCAGGGCAGCGAGCATCCGCTGGCGCATGCCATCGTCCGCGCGGCACGCGAGCGCGATCTCGCGCTGGCCGCGGCCGACGAGTTCGAGTCCAGCAGCGGCATCGGCGTGAGCGGCAGCGTCGGCGGCCAGCGGCTGGCACTCGGCAACACCGCGCTGATGGATCAGCTTGGCGTGCCGGTCGACGCGCTCAGGCCGCAGGCCGAGGCGCTGCGCGCCGAAGGGGCCAGCGTGATGTTCCTGGCCGCCGACGGCAAGCTTGCCGGCCTGCTTGCCGTGTCCGATCCCATCAAGGCCACCACCGTGGAAGCGCTCGCGGCGCTCAAGGCATCGGGCATGCGCGTGATCATGGCCACGGGCGACGGCCTCACCACGGCGCGCGCCGTTGCCGCCAGGCTGGGCATCGACGAGGTGCATGGCGAAGTCAAGCCGGCCGACAAGCTGGCGCTGGTCGAGAAACTGCAGCGCGAAGGGCGCGTCGTCGCCATGGCCGGCGATGGCATCAACGATGCACCCGCACTGGCCAAAGCGGACGTCGGCGTGGCCATGGGCACCGGCACCGACGTGGCGATGAACAGCGCCCAGGTCACGCTGGTCAAGGGCGACCTGCGCGGCATTGCGCAGGCGCGCATCGTCTCCGAGAAGACCATCGCCAACATGAAGCAGAACCTGGGCTTCGCGTTCGTCTACAACGCGCTCGGCGTGCCCCTGGCCGCAGGCGTGCTGTTCCCGTTCACGGGCTGGCTGCTGTCGCCGATGATCGCGGCGCTGGCGATGAGCCTGAGCTCGGCGTCGGTCATCACGAATGCATTGCGGCTGAGAGCGGAAGGCGAAGGCAGGAAGCCCGGCTGA
- a CDS encoding dienelactone hydrolase family protein, whose protein sequence is MDPPSRTFERRALRIPLRSSVTLEADLGLPAASRGIVLFAHGSGSSRFSPRNREVAASLNEAGLATLLVDLLTPDEEAVDQRTRELRFDIDMLADRLVGLTDWLRGYEPTAGLRIGYFGGSTGAGAALVAAAQRPDTVHAVVSRGGRPDLAGQALERVRAPTLLIVGGSDGPVIDMNWQALAALRCEKRLSLVPGATHLFEEPDALGAVSKLARDWFRDHLDPSRSTKR, encoded by the coding sequence TTGGACCCCCCATCCAGAACCTTCGAGCGCCGCGCGCTCCGAATTCCCCTGCGTTCGTCCGTAACACTGGAGGCTGACCTTGGGCTGCCGGCGGCCTCCCGCGGGATCGTGCTGTTTGCGCATGGCAGCGGAAGCAGCCGCTTCAGCCCGCGCAACCGCGAGGTCGCGGCGAGCCTCAACGAGGCAGGGCTGGCCACGCTGCTGGTCGACCTTCTGACGCCCGACGAAGAGGCTGTCGACCAACGCACGCGGGAGCTGCGCTTCGATATCGACATGCTGGCCGACCGGCTCGTCGGCTTGACCGACTGGCTGCGCGGCTACGAGCCGACCGCCGGCTTGAGGATCGGCTACTTCGGCGGGAGCACAGGTGCCGGTGCCGCGCTGGTGGCGGCGGCGCAGCGGCCCGATACGGTGCACGCCGTGGTTTCCCGCGGCGGGCGGCCCGACCTGGCCGGGCAGGCGCTCGAGCGCGTGCGCGCCCCCACGCTGCTGATCGTCGGCGGGAGCGACGGACCCGTGATCGACATGAACTGGCAAGCCCTTGCGGCGCTGCGCTGCGAGAAGCGGCTTTCGCTCGTGCCCGGCGCAACGCATCTGTTCGAAGAGCCCGACGCCCTTGGCGCGGTCTCGAAACTGGCACGCGACTGGTTCCGGGACCATCTCGATCCCTCCAGGAGTACGAAAAGATGA